CCCAGTTTCCGGACTTCGTCCTTGAACAAATCCCGGAGCGGCTCGACCAGGTCGAAACCAAGTTCCGCCGGCAATCCACCCACATTGTGATGGAGTTTGATCACAGCAGCGGGCCCATCGAGGGCCGCACCACTTTCGATCACGTCCGGATAGAGCGTTCCTTGCGCCAGGTACTTGGCGTCTTCGATCTTCGAGGCTTCTTCTTTGAAGCACTCGATGAACTCGTAGCCAATCCGCTTCCGCTTTTCCTGTGGGTCAGAAACGCCTTCCAGCTTCTTCAGGAAGCGTTCACGTGCATTGACCACATGCAGGTCGGTTTTGAAGTGGGAGGAAAACTCCGCAATGACGGCTGCTTCTTCGTCTTTCCGAAGCAAACCGTTATCGACCAGAATGCAGGACAGCTGATCGCCGATCGCTCGGTAGAGCAACGCTGCCACAACCGATGAGTCGACGCCCCCGGACAAACCGCAAATAACGCGGGAAGTACCGACTTCTTCGCGGATACGGGCGATTGTTTCGCGGGCAAAGTCACCCAGTTTCCAAGTCCCATCGCAACCGCAAATCGAGATCACGAAGTTTCGCAGAATCTGGCTGCCCAGCGGGGTATGCGTTACTTCCGGGTGGAACTGAATGCCGAACTGCAGGCGATCGACGTGTCGCATCGCGGCCACTGGGCATGTGCGGGTCGAAGCCAATGGGCGGAATAAACCGCTGATTTGTTCGACCTGATCGCCGTGGCTCATCCAAACATCGGTTTCGTCGGGGAGCCCGGCCAGCAGATCCGAGGGATCGGTGATCTTAATATGAGCGTGACCATATTCCCGGGCCGAAGCGTTACGGACGCTTCC
The Blastopirellula marina genome window above contains:
- the guaA gene encoding glutamine-hydrolyzing GMP synthase, with the translated sequence MQETSSVNSPGATDIYSERVLVLDFGSQYAQLIARRVREQHVYCEIVRHDITAERVAELAPKGIILSGGPSSVYEPDAPKCDPGIFDLDIPVLGICYGMQLMCDRFGGSVRNASAREYGHAHIKITDPSDLLAGLPDETDVWMSHGDQVEQISGLFRPLASTRTCPVAAMRHVDRLQFGIQFHPEVTHTPLGSQILRNFVISICGCDGTWKLGDFARETIARIREEVGTSRVICGLSGGVDSSVVAALLYRAIGDQLSCILVDNGLLRKDEEAAVIAEFSSHFKTDLHVVNARERFLKKLEGVSDPQEKRKRIGYEFIECFKEEASKIEDAKYLAQGTLYPDVIESGAALDGPAAVIKLHHNVGGLPAELGFDLVEPLRDLFKDEVRKLGIELGLPEDIVWRHPFPGPGLAVRCLGEVTEEKLAVLREADAIVVNEIKSAGLYRQTSQTFAVLLPVQSVGVMGDARTYDNAVCVRCVDTDDFMTATWSDLPYEVLARISTRIINEVKGVNRVCYDISTKPPATIEWE